One Camelus dromedarius isolate mCamDro1 chromosome 6, mCamDro1.pat, whole genome shotgun sequence genomic region harbors:
- the ZNF292 gene encoding zinc finger protein 292 isoform X3 gives MRIKHLIKTNQLSQATALAKLCSDHPEIGTKGSFKQTYLVCLCTSSPNEKLIEEISEVDCKDALEMICNLESEGDEKSALVLCTAFLSRQLQQGDMYCAWELTLFWSKLQQRVEPSIQVYLERCRQLSLLTKTVYHIFFLIKVINSETEGAGLATCIELCVKALRLESTENTEVKISICKTISCLLPEDLEVKRACQLSEFLIEPTVDAYYAVEMLYNQPDQKYDEENLPIPNSLRCELLLVLKTQWPFDPEFWDWKTLKRQCLALMGEEASIVSSIDELNDSEVYEKVADYQEESKETSVNGLSGGIGTNSGLLRDICDEKQKKREIKQLRERGFISARFRNWQAYMQYCVLCDKEFLGHRIVRHAQKHYKDGVYSCPICAKNFNSKETFVPHVTLHVKQSSKERLAAMKPLRRLGRPPKITTTIENQKTNAVAKQEQRPIKKNSLYSTDFIVFNDNDGSDDENEDKDKSYEPEVIPVQKPVPVNEFNCPVTFCKKGFKYFKNLIAHVKGHKDNEDAKRFLEMQSKKVICQYCRRHFVSVTHLNDHLQMHCGSKPYICIQMKCKAGFNSYAELLTHRKEHQVFRARCMFPKCGRIFSEAYLLYDHEAQHYNTYTCKITGCGKVYRSQSELEKHLDDHSIPEKVLPPEDQLNSSGDPIQPPRVSQSIEGNTEEERSMLPLGNNVDNTLPEDRSDAWDKSKAESPVTKQEQTSASELRQADGLLPNGLENPAATSLLQASEVAVSIKVSLNQGIEGNFGKQENSAVEGTGDSLVTNLHTPVGDTCNDLCHTGFQEGKEQDCFNEAQITQNPLVDSETLKIDDLTPQNLERQVNNLMTFSVQNQAGFQNSLPTSKFDCGASVKPSPNLYNLPLKTLESITFIPPQPNLSNSLGTPSVPPKAPVQKFSCQVEGCTRTYNSSQSIGKHMKTAHPDQYAAFKMQRKSKKGQKSNNLNTPNNGKFVYFLPSQMSNSNNAFFTPQTKANGTPTCSTQLQHVSPSIFPAHLTSVSAPLLPSVESVISPNIPTQDKNEQSGGMLCPQMENLSNTALPAQMEDLTKTVLPLNIDSGSDPFLPLPAESSSMSLFPSPADSGTNSAFSQLENSTNHFSSQIEGNTNSSFLKGGNGENAVFPSQVSVANDFSSTSAQQSAPEKVKKDRGRGPNGKERKPKHNKRAKWPAIIRDGKFICSRCYRAFTNPRSLGGHLSKRSYCKPLDGAEIAQELLQNNGQPSLLASMILSTNAVNLQQPQQPATFSPEACFKDPSFLQLLAAESRSATFLPNTFPRTGVTNFSTSVSQEGSEIIKQALETAGIPSTFEGAEMLSLPAGCVSDAAQVTATVMPSPPVPALLQTVCHPAPLLTDQNRTPDPKAPSIEECSSLPVFPTNDLLLKTVENGLCSGSFPNSSGPSQNFTGNSSRVSVISGPQNTRSTHLNKKGNSASKRRKKVAPPLIAPNASQNLVTSDLSTMGLIAKSIEIPTTNLHSNVIPNCEPQGLVENLTQKLNNVDNQLFMTDVKGNFKTNLESHTVLAPLPLKTENGDSQMMALNSCTTSINSDLQISEDNVIQNFEKTLEIIKSAMNSQILEVKSGSQGVGETSQNAQINYNIQLPSLNTVQNNKLPDASQFSSFIGVMPTKSNIPQSQVLHKEDQIQEILEGLQKLKLENDLSTPISQCVLINPSVTLTPTPVKSVPNVTVVQPVSEMISNIQFSDRVNKPFVCQNQGCNYSAMTKDALFKHYGKIHQYTPEMILEIKKTQLKFAPFKCVVPTCTKTFTRNSNLRAHCQLVHHFTTEEMVKLKIKRPYGRKSQTENSSASRIPQVKRQLTVTEENKREFQPALELGVMKENALSNIAVIPEKQLTEKKSPEKTEGSSQLVAVTSEQCNTNSLINIQTKGRKVRRHKKEKEEKKRKKPVSQCPEFPTRYSPYRPYRCVHQGCFAAFTIQQNLILHYQAVHKSDLPAFSAEVEEESEAGKESEEIETKPTVKEFRCQVSDCSRIFQAITGLIQHYMKLHEMSPEEIESMTASVDVGKFPCDQSECKSSFTTYLNYVVHLEADHGIGVKGNKTEEDGIYKCDCEGCDRVYATRSNLLRHIFNKHNDKHKAHLIRPRRLTPGQENISSKANQEKTKSKHRGTKYRSGKEGIKMPKTKRKKKNNLENKTAKIVQIEENKPYSLKRGKHVYSIKARNDALSECTSRFVTQYPCMIKGCTSVVTSESNIIRHYKCHKLSKAFTSQHRNLLIVFKRCCNSQLKETSEQEVEKSDVKDSDTGLSESNDNSRTTTVPQKEIEKNEKDEMDELTELFITKLINEDNTSVETQAQTSSNVSNDFQESNPCLSEKQKAGNLKRVNKEKNTSQNKKRKVEKVEPASAVELSSVHKEEETAVAIQTTEDHPASFDWSSFKPMGFEVSFLKFLEESAVKQKKNTDKDHPNSGNKKGSHSNSRKNIDKTAVTGGNHICSCKESETFVQFANPSQLQCSDNVKIVLDKTLKDCTELVLKQLQEMKPTVSLKKLEVHSNDPDVSVLKEISMGKATGRGQY, from the coding sequence GGAAATGTTGTATAACCAGCCAGACCAGAAATATGATGAAGAGAATCTTCCGATACCAAATTCTCTACGCTGTGAGCTCTTACTTGTATTGAAAACTCAGTGGCCCTTTGATCCAGAATTCTGGGATTGGAAAACCTTAAAACGACAGTGTCTTGCACTGATGGGGGAAGAAGCATCCATTGTGTCTTCAATAGATGAACTAAATGACAGCGAAGTTTATGAGAAAGTAGCAGACTACCAGGAAGAGAGTAAAGAAACTTCTGTGAATGGCCTTTCTGGTGGAATTGGTACTAATTCTGGCCTTCTTAGGGACATTTGTGATGAAaagcagaagaagagagagataaAACAATTAAGAGAGAGGGGATTTATATCTGCCAGGTTTCGAAATTGGCAAGCCTACATGCAGTATTGTGTGCTATGTGACAAAGAATTCCTTGGTCATCGAATAGTTCGGCATGCTCAAAAACATTACAAAGATGGGGTTTACAGTTGCCCCATTTGTGCAAAGAACTTCAATTCTAAAGAAACTTTTGTCCCTCATGTCACATTGCACGTTAAACAATCTAGTAAAGAGAGACTAGCAGCTATGAAGCCATTAAGAAGGTTGGGAAGGCCTCCTAAGATCACAACTACCATCGAGAATCAGAAGACTAATGCTGTGGCCAAGCAGGAGCAGCGGCCTATCAAAAAGAATAGTCTCTATTCAACAGACTTCATAGTGTTTAATGACAATGATGGTTCAGATGATGAAAATGAGGACAAAGATAAATCTTATGAGCCAGAGGTGATCCCAGTCCAGAAACCAGTACCTGTTAATGAATTCAATTGCCCTGTAACTTTTTGTAAAAAGGGctttaagtactttaaaaatttaattgctCATGTAAAAGGACATAAGGATAATGAAGATGCCAAGCGCTTTCTTGAAATGCAAAGCAAGAAAGTTATCTGCCAGTACTGTAGACGGCATTTTGTAAGTGTTACTCATCTCAATGATCACTTACAAATGCACTGTGGCAGTAAGCCATATATCTGTATACAAATGAAATGTAAGGCCGGTTTTAATAGTTATGCGGAGCTCTTAACCCACCGAAAGGAACATCAAGTCTTTAGAGCAAGGTGCATGTTTCCTAAATGTGGCAGAATTTTTTCAGAAGCTTATTTACTGTATGATCATGAAGCACAGCATTATAATACCTATACTTGTAAGATCACAGGTTGTGGTAAGGTTTATCGTTCTCAGAGTGAGCTTGAAAAGCATCTGGATGACCACAGTATTCCTGAAAAAGTGCTGCCTCCTGAAGACCAACTTAATTCATCTGGAGATCCTATTCAGCCTCCCAGAGTGAGTCAGAGCATTGAAGGGAACACTGAGGAAGAAAGATCTATGCTTCCTTTAGGAAATAATGTTGACAACACTTTACCAGAAGATAGAAGTGATGCTTGGGATAAGAGCAAGGCAGAGTCTCCTGTGACCAAACAAGAACAGACTTCTGCCTCGGAGCTCAGGCAGGCTGACGGACTGTTGCCAAATGGTTTGGAAAACCCTGCTGCTACTTCTCTGCTTCAGGCCAGCGAAGTAGCCGTGTCCATCAAGGTGTCCCTCAATCAGGGGATTGAGGGTAACTTTGGAAAGCAAGAAAACTCAGCTGTGGAAGGCACTGGTGACTCACTGGTCACAAACTTACATACACCAGTTGGAGATACGTGTAATGATTTGTGTCATACAGGtttccaagaaggaaaagaacaggatTGTTTTAACGAAGCCCAGATTACTCAGAATCCTTTGGTAGATTCAGAAACCCTCAAAATAGATGACCTTACTCCACAAAACTTGGAAAGACAAGTGAACAACCTGATGACCTTTTCTGTGCAAAACCAGGCAGGATTTCAAAACAGTTTACCAACTTCCAAGTTTGACTGTGGAGCTAGTGTTAAACCATCACCCAATCTGTATAATTTACCTCTGAAGACATTAGAAAGTATCACATTTATTCCACCACAGCCCAACCTAAGTAATTCTTTAGGAACTCCATCAGTGCCTCCAAAAGCGCCAGTTCAGAAATTCAGCTGCCAGGTTGAGGGATGTACTCGAACCTATAATTCTTCACAGAGCATTGGGAAACACATGAAGACTGCACACCCTGACCAGTATGCAGCATTTAAAATGCAGCGCAAAAGCAAAAAGGGGCAGAAATCTAACAACTTAAATACACCAAATAATggaaagtttgtttattttttgccatCACAGATGAGCAACTCTAATAATGCATTTTTCACACCACAGACCAAAGCCAATGGGACTCCTACGTGTTCTACCCAGTTGCAGCATGTCTCACCTTCCATTTTTCCAGCTCATTTAACAAGTGTGTCAGCTCCACTATTGCCCTCTGTGGAAAGTGTCATAAGTCCAAATATACCTACTCAGGATAAGAATGAGCAAAGTGGTGGTATGTTATGTCCCCAGATGGAAAATCTGTCTAATACTGCCTTGCCAGCACAAATGGAAGATCTCACCAAAACAGTTTTGCCTTTGAATATTGACAGCGGCTCAGATCCTTTCCTTCCTTTACCTGCAGAAAGTAGCTCAATGTCTCTCTTCCCTTCACCAGCAGATAGTGGGACTAATTCTGCTTTTTCCCAACTGGAAAATAGTACAAATCATTTTTCCTCACAGATTGAAGGAAACACTAATTCCTCCTTTCTAAAGGGAGGTAATGGTGAAAATGCAGTTTTTCCCTCACAAGTCAGTGTTGCAAATGACTTCAGTAGCACTAGTGCCCAACAGTCTGCaccagaaaaagttaaaaaagaccGTGGGCGAGGCCCaaatgggaaggaaagaaaacccaAGCACAACAAAAGGGCTAAGTGGCCAGCAATTATCAGAGATGGGAAATTTATCTGTAGCAGGTGTTACAGGGCTTTTACCAATCCCAGATCTCTGGGCGGACACTTGTCTAAGCGATCTTACTGTAAACCACTGGATGGAGCAGAAATTGCTCAAGAACTTCTGCAGAATAATGGACAGCCTTCTCTCCTTGCTAGCATGATTCTCTCCACAAATGCAGTAAACCTGCAGCAGCCGCAGCAGCCTGCTACCTTCAGTCCAGAGGCATGCTTCAAAGATCCATCATTCCTGCAACTTCTTGCTGCTGAAAGTCGCTCAGCAACATTTTTACCAAATACATTTCCTCGGACTGGTGTGACTAACTTTAGTACAAGTGTTAGTCAGGAAGGAAGTGAAATTATTAAGCAGGCTTTGGAAACTGCTGGCATTCCCAGTACGTTTGAGGGTGCCGAAATGCTCTCTCTCCCAGCAGGTTGTGTCTCAGATGCAGCACAAGTGACTGCAACAGTGATGCCAAGTCCACCTGTGCCAGCCCTGCTACAGACCGTGTGCCACCCAGCACCCCTGCTGACAGACCAGAATAGGACCCCAGACCCCAAAGCCCCCTCCATTGAAGAATGCAGCAGTTTGCCTGTTTTTCCAACAAATGACTTACTACTGAAGACTGTTGAAAATGGTTTGTGCTCTGGTTCGTTCCCTAATTCTAGTGGGCCATCACAAAATTTTACCGGTAACAGCTCACGTGTTTCAGTTATAAGTGGTCCTCAGAACACACGGTctactcatttaaataaaaagggaaacagtgcttctaagagaagaaagaaagttgCTCCTCCACTAATTGCACCTAATGCTTCCCAAAACTTGGTCACAAGTGACTTATCGACAATGGGACTTATAGCAAAGAGTATTGAGATACCAACTACTAACCTTCATTCAAATGTAATTCCCAATTGTGAACCTCAGGGTTTGGTGGAAAATCtaacacagaaattaaataatgttGACAATCAGTTGTTTATGACTGATGTGAAAGGAAACTTTAAGACCAATCTTGAGTCCCATACAGTGTTAGCTCCCTTaccattaaaaactgaaaatggtgATTCCCAAATGATGGCTTTGAATTCATGCACAACTTCAATAAATTCTGATTTACAGATTTCTGAAGACAATGTTATACAAAACTTTGAAAAAACTCTTGAAATTATTAAAAGTGCTATGAATTCTCAAATACTTGAGGTAAAAAGTGGATCTCAGGGTGTTGGTGAAACATCGCAGAATGCTCAGATAAATTATAACATTCAGCTTCCTTCACTAAACACTGTTCAAAATAACAAATTACCTGATGCTTCTCAGTTTTCCTCCTTCATAGGTGTCATGCCGACAAAAAGTAACATTCCTCAGTCTCAAGTACTACATAAGGAAGATCAAATACAGGAGATTTTAGAAGGCTTACAGAAACTGAAATTAGAAAATGACCTATCCACTCCAATATCCCAGTGTGTACTGATAAACCCGTCAGTGACCCTGACTCCCACTCCTGTTAAATCGGTTCCAAATGTCACAGTTGTTCAGCCAGTTTCTGAAATGATAAGCAACATTCAGTTTAGTGACAGAGTTAATAAACCCTTTGTGTGTCAAAACCAAGGCTGTAATTACAGTGCTATGACAAAGGATGCACTATTCAAGCACTATGGTAAGATTCATCAGTACACTCCAGAGATGATTCTTGAAATTAAGAAGACTCAGTTGAAATTTGCTCCGTTTAAATGTGTGGTACCTACATGTACAAAAACATTTACAAGAAATTCTAATCTGCGGGCACACTGTCAGTTGGTACACCATTTTACAACAGAAGAAATggtaaaactaaaaataaaaaggccTTATGGAAGAAAATCTCAGACTGAAAATTCGTCAGCCTCACGAATTCCTCAAGTAAAAAGACAGCTAACTgtcacagaggaaaataaaagggaATTCCAGCCTGCTTTAGAATTGGGAGTGATGAAGGAAAACGCCCTCAGTAATATAGCAGTGATCCCAGAAAAacaacttacagaaaaaaaaagtcctgagaaAACAGAAGGCTCTTCACAGCTGGTTGCAGTTACTTCAGAACAGTGTAATACAAATTCTCTCATAAACATTCAAACCAAAGGACGGAAAGTTAggagacataaaaaagaaaaggaggagaaaaaacgCAAGAAGCCAGTTTCTCAGTGTCCCGAGTTTCCAACAAGATACAGCCCCTACAGACCGTATCGATGTGTCCACCAGGGTTGCTTTGCCGCCTTTACCATACAGCAAAACTTAATTCTGCATTACCAGGCCGTGCACAAGTCAGATCTGCCTGCGTTTTCTGCAGAGGTTGAAGAGGAAAGCGAAGCTGgtaaagaaagtgaagaaattgAAACTAAGCCAACTGTGAAGGAATTTCGATGTCAGGTGAGTGACTGTTCTCGAATTTTCCAAGCAATTACTGGCCTCATACAGCACTACATGAAACTTCATGAAATGTCTCCTGAGGAAATTGAAAGTATGACCGCTTCTGTGGATGTTGGGAAATTTCCATGTGATCAGTCAGAGTGTAAATCTTCGTTTACCACGTATTTGAATTATGTTGTCCATCTTGAGGCAGACCATGGAATTGGGGTGAAgggaaataaaactgaagaagaTGGCATATACAAGTGTGACTGTGAAGGCTGTGACCGAGTATATGCGACTCGGTCTAATCTCCTCCGACACATTTTTAATAAGCATAATGACAAACATAAAGCTCATTTGATTCGGCCAAGAAGATTAACGCCTGGTCAGGAAAATATATCAAGCAAGGCAAACCAAGAAAAGACGAAGTCTAAACATCGGGGGACAAAATACAGATCTGGAAAGGAAGGGATCAAAATGCCTAAGACTAAacgaaagaagaaaaataatttggaaaacaaGACTGCAAAGATTGTACAGATTGAAGAAAATAAGCCTTATTCTCTGAAACGGGGAAAGCACGTATACTCTATAAAGGCTCGGAACGATGCCTTATCTGAGTGTACAAGCAGGTTTGTAACCCAGTATCCTTGTATGATAAAGGGGTGTACATCAGTTGTTACAAGTGAAAGCAATATAATTAGACATTATAAATGCCATAAATTATCTAAGGCATTTACATCACAACACCGCAATCTTCTCATTGTCTTCAAACGGTGTTGCAACTCACAACTAAAGGAAACCTCTGAGCAAGAAGTTGAAAAGAGTGATGTGAAAGATTCTGACACGGGTTTATCAGAGAGCAATGATAACTCAAGGACAACTACAGTTCCTCagaaggaaattgaaaaaaatgaaaaagatgaaatggATGAGCTAACAGAATTATTTATTAccaaattaataaatgaagacAACACAAGTGTGGAGACCCAAGCTCAGACCTCTTCAAATGTAAGTAATGATTTCCAGGAAAGTAACCCCTGCctgtcagaaaaacaaaaagcaggtaATTTGAAGAgagttaataaagaaaaaaatacctcccaaaataaaaaaaggaaagttgaaaAAGTTGAACCAGCATCGGCAGTTGAGCTAAGTAGTGTGcataaagaggaagaaactgcGGTTGCAATTCAAACCACTGAGGATCATCCTGCATCTTTTGACTGGAGCTCATTTAAACCAATGGGATTCGAAGTATCGTTTCTGAAGTTTCTTGAGGAGTCTGCagtgaagcagaagaaaaatacTGACAAAGACCATCCAAATAGTGGGAATAAAAAAGGGTCCCattcaaattcaagaaaaaatattgaCAAGACTGCTGTGACTGGTGGAAATCACATATGTTCTTGTAAAGAAAGTGAAACCTTTGTACAGTTTGCCAATCCATCACAGCTTCAGTGCAGTGATAATGTAAAAATTGTTTTAGACAAGACTCTAAAAGATTGCACTGAGCTTGTCTTAAAGCAACTTCAGGAAATGAAACCTACCGTCAGTCTGAAAAAACTTGAAGTACATTCAAATGACCCAGATGTGTCTGTTCTGAAAGAAATCAGTATGGGTAAAGCCACGGGGAGAGGGCAGTACTGA